The genomic segment TTCCTTGTCGGTGAGAGTCTGGGCGGGGGCCACGGTGATGGAGTCACCGGTGTGCACGCCCATGGCGTCGAAGTTCTCGATGGCGCAGACGATGATGCAGTTGTCGTTCTTGTCCCGAACAACTTCCATCTCGTACTCTTTCCAGCCAATCAGGGATTCGTCGATCAACAGCTCGTTGGTCGGGGACAGGTCGAGACCGCGAGTACAGATTTCCTCGAACTCGTCCTTGTTGTAGGCAATACCACCACCAGAACCACCCATGGTAAACGATGGACGGATGATGCACGGGAAGCCGATGTCTTCGGAGATCTTCCAGGCTTCGTCCATGGAATGAGCGATGGCCGCACGCGGGCACTCAAGGCCGATTTTCTTCATGGCCTTGTCAAAGCGGTCGCGGTCTTCGGCCTTGTCGATGGTGTCGGCGTTGGCGCCGATCATTTCAACGCCATGCTTTTCCAGCACGCCGTGTTTTTCCAGGTCCAGCGCACAGTTCAGTGCGGTCTGGCCACCCATGGTGGGTAGCAGGGCGTCCGGCTTTTCTTTCTCAATGATCTTTTCGACCGTCTTCCAGGTGATGGGCTCGATGTAGGTGGCATCGGCCATGGCCGGGTCGGTCATGATGGTGGCCGGGTTAGAGTTCACCAGGATAACCCGGTAACCCTCTTCGCGCAGCGCCTTGCAGGCCTGGGCCCCGGAGTAATCGAATTCGCACGCCTGCCCGATCACAATGGGACCTGCGCCCAGGATCAGGATGCTTTGGATGTCTGTACGTTTTGGCATGTCTCGGTAAACCTGTCAGCAACTTTTGAATTCTTTCAGCGCGTACGATGCGCCAGTGAGCTATCTGTGATGGCCTTGCCCTCAGGCAGATCGCGCTTCCATCAGCTGGATAAACTCGTCGAACAGGGGCGCCACATCATGGGGGCCCGGGCTGGCTTCCGGGTGACCCTGGAAGCTGTAAGCCGGCTTGTCTGTGCGGCGAATACCCTGCAGAGTGCCGTCAAACAGCGACTTGTGGGTGGCTTCCACATTAGCCGGCAGGGTTGCTTCGTCTACCGCAAACCCATGGTTCTGGCTGGTAATCATCACGGTGCCTTTGGCAATATCCTGCACCGGGTGGTTGGCGCCGTGGTGGCCGTGGCCCATTTTCATGGTTTTGGCGCCACTGGCCAGAGCCAGCAACTGGTGACCGAGGCAGATGCCGAACACCGGGATTTCGGTTTCCAGCACTTGCTGGATAGCCGTGATGGCATAGTCGCAAGGCTCGGGGTCGCCGGGGCCGTTGGACAGGAAGATGCCGTCGGGATTCATGGCCAGCACTTCCGAGGCCGGGGTTTGCGCAGGCACCACGGTGATGTCGCAGCCACGGGCGGCGAGCATGCGCAGGATGTTGAACTTCACACCGTAGTCCCAGGCAACGACCTTGAATTTGGCGGCGGCCTGGTCACCGTAACCGTCTGTGATATCCCACTCGGTCTGGCTCCACTGGTAGGCTTTGTCGCTGGTGACTTCTTTAGCCAGATCCATGCCCTTGAGGCCGGGGAAGGCTTTCGCCAGTTCCAGGGCGCGCTCGGCGGTGGCGTTCTCGCCAGCGATGATGGCGCCGTTCTGGGAGCCTTTATCGCGCAGGATGCGAGTCAGGCGGCGGGTGTCGATGTCAGCAATGCCAACAATGTTGTTGCTTCGCAGGTACTCGCCCAGGCTCTGTTGGTTACGCCAGCTGCTGGCGATCAGCGGTAGATCACGAATGATCAGGCCGGCGGCATGGATGCGGTCCGATTCTACGTCTTCTTCGTTTACACCGGTGTTGCCAATGTGCGGATACGTCAGGGTGACGATCTGGCGCGAGTAGGACGGGTCGGTCAGGATTTCCTGGTAGCCGGTCATGGCAGTATTGAATACTACCTCGCCGCTGGTTTCTCCATCTGCGCCGATGGCGGTGCCGTAGAAGAGGCTTCCGTCTGCGAGTGCAAGGATTGCTGGTGTGCTCAAGGCTTGTATCCTCATCGAGTGGCGTAAGTTCGTCACGAACAGGAACGCAAGCGCAAATTCAGGTTGCAAAAAAGCGAGACAAGGTAAAAACCCGGTCCCGCTTTCTTATAAACTTTTCAAAGGTACGCTTGGTGCAGTCAAATCGCCTTATTGTAAGCTGTCTTGGCGTTTTCTGTCCACGTTGAATTCTTGCCGGGCGTAAGGCGGTTGTCCGGCAGGAGGGCTGGATCACCTTCCCGAAAAACGCTACGAGCACCCGCAGGCGGGTCCAGCCAGCAATCACAGATTGCTGTCGTTCGACTGCGCATGAAGCTTTGCTTCATAAACGCTTGTCTCACCCATGTGCGCTTCGCTCCGGCCATCCATGGCCTCCGAGATTTTCGGGAAGGTGATCCAGCCCTCCTACCTCAGAGCCCGCTGCTCAGAACTCTCTCGCTCGGGGTCAACTGTTCAAGAGCACATTCAGCCCTTCAGATTCAAGACATCCTGCATGTCATACAGTCCAGCGGCCTTCCCTTCCAGCCAGAGCGCAGCTCGCATCGCCCCTTTGGCGAAGGTCATCCGGCTGCTCGCCTTGTGGGTGATTTCAATACGCTCGCCTTCGGTGGCGAACAGAACGGTGTGGTCGCCCACCACGTCGCCGGCGCGGATGGTTTCGAAGCCGATTTCCTTGCGGGTGCGCTCGCCGGTGAAACCTTCGCGGCCGTAGACGGCGCATTCTTTCAGATCACGGCCCAGGGCGTCGGCTACCACTTCGCCCATGCGCAGGGCGGTGCCTGAGGGGGCGTCTTTTTTGTGGCGGTGATGGGCCTCGATGATTTCTACGTCGTAGTCGTCACCCAAAGTAGCCGCTGCGGTGCGCAGGAGGTTGAGGACGACGTTGACGCCAACGCTCATGTTGGGGGCGAAGACCACAGGGGTGGATTCTGCCGCCAAGGCCAACTGTTCTTTCTCGGCGTCGGTCATGCCGGTGGTGCCGATGACGATCATTTTGCCGTTGGCGCTGCAGAACTTTGCGTTTTCCAGGGTGAGGTCCGGGAAGGTGAAGTCCACCAGTACGTCGAAGTCGTTTTTGACGTCGTCGAGGCTGCCGGCCATTTTGATGCCGGTTTTGCCGATGCCAGTCATTTCGCCGGCGTCGGCGCCAATCAGGCTGCTGCCTGGCTCGACGATGGCAGCACCGAGTTCGAGGCCTTCGGTACCGTCTACGGCTTCTATCAGTACTTTGCCCATGCGCCCGGCGGCGCCGATGATTGCTACCCGCATCTGTTCTGCCCTCAGAATTTCATTTCGTCGAAGAAACTTTTCACACCCTCAAACCAGGAGGTTTTCTTCGGAGCATGATGGGTGCCGTTGTTGCCGCTGAGGGTTTCCTGGAACTCTTCCAGCAGCTCTTTCTGGCGCTTGGTCAGGTTGACCGGTGTTTCTACCATCACGCGGCACAGCAAATCGCCGGCAGGGCCACCGCGAACGGGACTAACCCCTTTGTTGCGCAGGCGGAAGAGTTTGCCGGTCTGGGTTTCCGGTGGAATCTTGAGTTTGACCCGGCCATCCAGGGTCGGTACTTCCAGTTCACCACCCAGGGCTGCATCCACGATGCTGATTGGCACTTCGCAGTATAGATTACGGCCATCACGGGTGAAGATGGAATGCTCGCGCACGGCAATCTGCACATACAGGTCGCCTGGCGGCCCACCATCAACGCCCATTTCGCCCTCTCCTGAGAGACGAATCCGATCTCCGGTATCCACACCGGGCGGCACTTTCACAGACAGGGTTTTTTCCTGCCTCACGCGGCCCTGGCCGTGGCACACTTTACAGGGATTCTTGATGACCTGACCGGAGCCCCGGCAGGTCGGGCATGCCTGCTGAACGGTAAAGAAACCCTGCTGCATGCGAACCTGCCCCATACCCTGACAGGTTCCACAGGTTTCCGGACGGGAGCCTTTTTCAGCACCGCTGCCGTCGCAGGCTTCACACTCTTTGTGGCCAGGAATATTGATCTTGACGGTTTTGCCTTTGACGGCTTCTTCCAGGTCGATTTCCAGGGTGTAGCGCAGATCGGAACCGCGAGTGTTGCGGCCCCGGCCACCGCCACCGAAAATGTCACCGAAGACATCACCAAAGATATCGGAGAAGCTGGCACCACCGCCGCCAAAGCCACCGCCGGCCTGGCCATCCACGCCGGCATGACCAAACTGGTCGTAGGCCGCACGCTTGCTGCCATCGGCAAGAATTTCGTAGGCTTCGCTGGCCTCTTTGAACTTGTTCTCGGCGTCTTTGTCGTCCGGGTTACGGTCCGGATGGTATTTCATCGCAAGCTTTCGGTAAGCCCGCTTTATGTCCTTCTCGTCCGCGTCCCGGGAGACCCCGAGTACTTCGTAATAATCGCGCTTGGCCATGCTTAAAACCCTGTTGCTATAACGCGGAAAACGCGGGGCTTACCCCCGCGTTTTCCAACTACCTGATGTACTTAGGATTTACTTCTTGTCGTCGTCTTTGACTTCTTCGAACTCGGCGTCCACCGCATCGTCAGCCGCCTGGGACTGGGCACCTTCCTGCCCGCCAGCCTGCTGCGCCTGGTCTGCCTGATCCGCGTACATCTTCTGTGCCAGCTCGGAAGACACTTCGGTCAGTTTCTGAGTCTTGGTTTCGATGGCTTCCTTGTCAGAGCCGGTCAGGGCTTCTTCCAGATCCTTGATGGCCGCCTCGATAGACTCCTTTTCACTGCCAGAAACCTTGTCGCCGGCTTCGGTCAGCGTCTTGCGCACGGCGTGAACCATGGCATCACCCTGGTTGCGGACCTGAACCAGCTCTTCGAACTTGCGATCTTCCTCGGCGTTGGCCTCGGCATCACGAACCATCTTCTCGATCTCGTCATCGTTCAGGCCAGAAGAAGCCTTGATCACGATGGACTGCTCCTTGCCGGTCGCCTTGTCCTTGGCAGACACGTTCAGGATACCGTTGGCATCGATATCGAAGGTTACTTCGATCTGCGGCACACCGCGTGGCGCCGGCGGAATATCCGCCAGGTCAAAGCGGCCCAGCGACTTGTTCTGGGAAGCCTGCTTACGCTCACCTTGAACCACGTGAATGGTTACGGCCGTCTGGTTGTCATCCGCTGTTGAGAACGTCTGCGACTTCTTGGTCGGGATGGTGGTGTTCTTGTCGATCAGCGGCGTTGCCACGCCACCCATGGTTTCAATACCCAGGGTCAGCGGGGTTACGTCCAGCAGCAGCACGTCTTTCACGTCACCGGAAAGAACAGCCGCCTGGATGGCAGCACCCA from the Marinobacter sp. LQ44 genome contains:
- the carA gene encoding glutamine-hydrolyzing carbamoyl-phosphate synthase small subunit — encoded protein: MSTPAILALADGSLFYGTAIGADGETSGEVVFNTAMTGYQEILTDPSYSRQIVTLTYPHIGNTGVNEEDVESDRIHAAGLIIRDLPLIASSWRNQQSLGEYLRSNNIVGIADIDTRRLTRILRDKGSQNGAIIAGENATAERALELAKAFPGLKGMDLAKEVTSDKAYQWSQTEWDITDGYGDQAAAKFKVVAWDYGVKFNILRMLAARGCDITVVPAQTPASEVLAMNPDGIFLSNGPGDPEPCDYAITAIQQVLETEIPVFGICLGHQLLALASGAKTMKMGHGHHGANHPVQDIAKGTVMITSQNHGFAVDEATLPANVEATHKSLFDGTLQGIRRTDKPAYSFQGHPEASPGPHDVAPLFDEFIQLMEARSA
- the dapB gene encoding 4-hydroxy-tetrahydrodipicolinate reductase, encoding MRVAIIGAAGRMGKVLIEAVDGTEGLELGAAIVEPGSSLIGADAGEMTGIGKTGIKMAGSLDDVKNDFDVLVDFTFPDLTLENAKFCSANGKMIVIGTTGMTDAEKEQLALAAESTPVVFAPNMSVGVNVVLNLLRTAAATLGDDYDVEIIEAHHRHKKDAPSGTALRMGEVVADALGRDLKECAVYGREGFTGERTRKEIGFETIRAGDVVGDHTVLFATEGERIEITHKASSRMTFAKGAMRAALWLEGKAAGLYDMQDVLNLKG
- the dnaJ gene encoding molecular chaperone DnaJ, with amino-acid sequence MAKRDYYEVLGVSRDADEKDIKRAYRKLAMKYHPDRNPDDKDAENKFKEASEAYEILADGSKRAAYDQFGHAGVDGQAGGGFGGGGASFSDIFGDVFGDIFGGGGRGRNTRGSDLRYTLEIDLEEAVKGKTVKINIPGHKECEACDGSGAEKGSRPETCGTCQGMGQVRMQQGFFTVQQACPTCRGSGQVIKNPCKVCHGQGRVRQEKTLSVKVPPGVDTGDRIRLSGEGEMGVDGGPPGDLYVQIAVREHSIFTRDGRNLYCEVPISIVDAALGGELEVPTLDGRVKLKIPPETQTGKLFRLRNKGVSPVRGGPAGDLLCRVMVETPVNLTKRQKELLEEFQETLSGNNGTHHAPKKTSWFEGVKSFFDEMKF